The Natrinema salifodinae genome includes a window with the following:
- a CDS encoding GNAT family N-acetyltransferase, giving the protein MYVRDAKNREEVWLLDHIESMGLDETAFRSRDYVVAVDEETGEKAGFGRIRVHKDDTGGVCELTSIGVLEGWRGQGVGAHVVERLVEYASDEGFDTVYSLTGEGAYLAQFGFQRIGESDLPPVLRERLEAKREGIDPDAVPLAIDVAEFRMPDRLREAFKRAPEGREDADDEEAAEDFGIDPDSATYKYDTGR; this is encoded by the coding sequence ATGTACGTGCGGGACGCGAAAAACAGGGAAGAGGTCTGGTTGCTGGATCACATCGAGTCGATGGGGCTCGACGAGACGGCGTTCCGCTCGCGCGACTACGTCGTCGCGGTCGACGAGGAGACCGGCGAGAAGGCCGGCTTCGGCCGTATCCGCGTCCACAAGGACGACACCGGCGGCGTCTGCGAGCTAACCAGCATCGGCGTCCTCGAGGGCTGGCGCGGTCAGGGCGTCGGCGCCCACGTCGTCGAACGACTCGTGGAGTACGCCAGCGACGAGGGGTTCGACACCGTCTACTCGTTGACCGGCGAGGGCGCCTACCTCGCGCAGTTCGGCTTCCAGCGGATCGGGGAGTCCGATCTGCCGCCCGTCCTCCGAGAGCGGCTCGAAGCCAAGCGCGAGGGCATTGATCCCGACGCGGTGCCCCTGGCGATCGACGTCGCCGAGTTCCGGATGCCCGACCGGCTCCGCGAGGCGTTCAAGCGCGCCCCCGAGGGCCGCGAGGACGCCGACGACGAGGAGGCGGCCGAGGACTTCGGGATCGATCCCGACTCGGCGACGTACAAGTACGATACGGGTCGGTGA
- a CDS encoding DoxX family protein, translating into MHSLLQQQRERESDSGPRSRNESGGTNRQLAETTLFRLGRFIYGAILAFMAADNLRNLEGRVQYAEAKGAPAPSFSVPAISGGLLFGSAGVALWRAPVASAAAVAGFFAGVTPVMHDFWNIDDPEEQQQEFIGFAKNTALLGAALTFLQLGRSQQSER; encoded by the coding sequence ATGCATAGCCTTCTCCAGCAACAGCGCGAACGGGAGAGCGACAGCGGACCGCGCAGTCGGAACGAGTCGGGCGGAACTAACCGACAGCTCGCCGAAACCACCCTGTTCCGGCTCGGCCGGTTCATCTACGGAGCCATCCTCGCGTTCATGGCGGCGGACAACCTCCGAAATCTCGAGGGCCGCGTCCAGTACGCCGAGGCCAAGGGTGCCCCCGCGCCGTCGTTCTCCGTGCCGGCGATCAGCGGCGGGCTCCTGTTCGGAAGCGCCGGCGTGGCGCTGTGGCGGGCCCCGGTCGCGTCCGCGGCCGCGGTGGCCGGCTTCTTCGCGGGCGTCACACCGGTGATGCACGACTTCTGGAACATCGACGACCCCGAGGAGCAACAACAGGAGTTCATCGGATTCGCGAAAAACACCGCACTGCTCGGCGCGGCGCTGACGTTCCTGCAACTGGGTCGGTCACAGCAATCCGAGCGGTGA
- a CDS encoding HAD family hydrolase: MEYDAVLFDFDGVVVENPSSQRLYDALGRTYERLGRSRPAAETAAETVQELMGGDFESIARRCHSLGIETDAFCAQAAREMVRAQRESVERGLRSAYDDVTAVRSLDQPLGIVSDNHPTVVSTLLDRFGLRSLFETVYGCPLTPDGLAKRKPDPTNIEAAMTSLEAESALYVGDRAVDVRAADNAGIDSVLLSRSGEADDDRADIGVEPTYHLPSLSQLPSIIQ, translated from the coding sequence ATGGAATACGACGCGGTCCTGTTCGACTTCGACGGGGTCGTGGTCGAGAACCCCTCGTCCCAGCGACTGTACGATGCGCTCGGCCGAACGTACGAGCGACTCGGTCGCTCTCGACCGGCGGCGGAGACGGCGGCCGAGACGGTTCAGGAACTGATGGGCGGCGACTTCGAGTCGATCGCCCGGCGCTGTCACAGCCTCGGCATCGAGACGGACGCGTTCTGCGCCCAGGCCGCTCGCGAGATGGTCCGCGCCCAGCGCGAATCGGTCGAACGCGGGCTGCGCTCGGCCTACGACGACGTCACTGCCGTGCGATCGCTCGACCAACCCCTGGGAATCGTCAGCGACAACCACCCGACAGTCGTCTCGACGCTGCTCGACCGGTTCGGGCTCCGGTCGCTGTTCGAGACCGTCTACGGCTGCCCGCTGACCCCCGACGGCCTGGCCAAACGCAAGCCGGACCCGACGAACATCGAGGCCGCGATGACGTCCCTCGAGGCCGAGTCGGCGCTGTACGTCGGCGACAGGGCCGTCGACGTGCGGGCGGCCGACAACGCGGGCATCGATTCGGTGTTGCTCTCCCGATCCGGTGAAGCCGACGACGACCGGGCCGACATCGGAGTGGAACCGACCTATCACCTGCCGTCGCTCTCGCAGCTGCCGTCGATTATCCAGTAG
- a CDS encoding FAD-dependent oxidoreductase, with product MEGTSVTVASVSEVGPDTVALELETPEGFDALPGQFVLLRAEPEDEVVSRHYTLSSSVDDTFELTVGIDPDGDLSPWLADLEGGETVHIEGPFGTITYEGGDDIVAIAGGPGVGPAVAIAEAAEEAGHGAVVIYQDDEPAHVDRLEALEDAGATVVFVDEDADDDLADAVASHHEAGQAYAFGFDDFVTAVAEAIEDAGGDADQALIENFG from the coding sequence ATGGAAGGGACGTCAGTCACCGTCGCATCGGTCAGCGAAGTCGGTCCCGACACCGTCGCACTCGAACTCGAGACGCCCGAAGGCTTCGATGCCCTCCCGGGTCAGTTCGTCTTACTGCGGGCCGAGCCCGAAGACGAGGTCGTCTCGCGTCACTACACGCTCTCATCGTCCGTCGACGACACCTTCGAACTCACCGTCGGGATCGATCCCGACGGCGACCTCTCGCCCTGGCTCGCCGATCTCGAGGGCGGAGAGACCGTCCACATCGAGGGCCCGTTCGGGACGATCACCTACGAGGGCGGGGACGACATCGTCGCGATCGCCGGCGGGCCCGGCGTCGGTCCTGCAGTCGCGATCGCCGAGGCGGCCGAGGAGGCTGGCCACGGCGCCGTCGTGATCTATCAGGATGACGAGCCGGCCCACGTCGACCGGCTCGAAGCGCTCGAGGACGCGGGCGCGACGGTCGTCTTCGTCGACGAGGACGCCGACGACGACCTGGCGGACGCCGTCGCGAGCCACCACGAGGCGGGCCAGGCGTACGCGTTCGGATTCGACGACTTCGTCACGGCCGTCGCCGAGGCGATCGAGGACGCCGGCGGCGACGCGGACCAGGCGCTGATCGAGAACTTCGGGTAA
- the mce gene encoding methylmalonyl-CoA epimerase produces the protein MHFDHAGIATDDAQALADLFGDLFGLEVAHEEVFDGMRVTFLDCGDGYFELLEPLDDDGTIARYLADSGPGIHHLALATDDIDRALETVREHDVTPVDEEPRAGAWGHSVAFLHPKDTGGILLELVEH, from the coding sequence ATGCACTTCGATCACGCCGGGATCGCGACCGACGACGCACAGGCGCTGGCGGACCTGTTCGGCGATCTCTTCGGGCTCGAGGTCGCCCACGAGGAGGTGTTCGACGGGATGCGCGTCACGTTCCTCGACTGCGGGGACGGGTACTTCGAACTGCTCGAGCCCCTCGACGACGACGGGACGATCGCTCGCTATCTCGCCGACAGCGGCCCGGGGATTCACCATCTCGCGCTCGCGACCGACGACATCGACCGCGCCCTCGAGACGGTCCGCGAGCACGACGTGACGCCCGTCGACGAGGAACCGCGAGCCGGCGCCTGGGGGCACTCGGTCGCGTTCCTCCATCCCAAGGACACCGGCGGCATACTACTGGAACTCGTCGAGCACTGA
- a CDS encoding PQQ-dependent sugar dehydrogenase, whose translation MSETPDERTTYGTESDRYPSASRRRVLQAAVAAGGVVGLSNLALAQDTETIELGGETSGWQGVAPEDIADETNPTLELEEGTTYEVTWENLDGAPHNFVIESEDGEELESTEIMSSQGETQTLEFEATSDMAVYFCDPHRPTMNGEISVSGGGGGAAQEEQQDGQQQGFFQAGTEIGVQMIAEGMTAPTDMAAADEEQTRYFVADQTGELWVVTDDGLQDEPFLDVGDRMVELGTFQGEYADPNQDYDERGLLGVELHPDFSENGRFFVHYSAPPNDETPDGWSHVEVVSEFQANDDMSQADPESEQVLMEFQKPQFNHDAGPMAFGPDGYLYIPMGDGGGANDDMEGHVDDWYDGNEGGNGQDVSENLLGSVLRIDVDSEGDDRPYGIPDDNPLVDSDDALPEYYAWGFRNPFGISFDSDDRLFVSDAGQDLFEEANIVEAGGNYGWNVKEGTHCFSTESPGQPPEDCPDSAPDESPYDGQELQDPIVEYPHVYGDQVVGITIIGGHVYEAGDIGELDGKYIFGDWTSDPARESPAGTLLAASEPDDGAGDTGAEANETAANETGNVSENATEDTQDEPIEGEDNESDGNATNETAGDEAMADAGAAGQDQVVPRDELWDMEELQVAGTEDGSFPYFVRQFGQDGDGNVYVLANQEGVPEGDTGAVMQIVPPDEGDSLSAPEGDAPEGQGGDGNETDENATEDTQDEPIEGEGNESAGNESAGDGNATDE comes from the coding sequence ATGAGTGAGACTCCTGACGAGCGAACGACGTACGGGACCGAGTCAGACAGGTATCCGTCGGCCTCCCGCCGGCGCGTCCTGCAAGCGGCCGTGGCCGCGGGCGGCGTCGTCGGCCTGAGCAATCTCGCACTCGCGCAGGACACCGAGACGATCGAGCTCGGCGGCGAGACCAGCGGCTGGCAGGGCGTCGCGCCCGAGGACATCGCCGACGAGACCAACCCCACGCTCGAGCTCGAGGAGGGGACCACGTACGAGGTCACGTGGGAGAACCTCGACGGCGCTCCGCACAACTTCGTCATCGAGAGCGAGGACGGCGAGGAGCTCGAATCGACCGAGATCATGAGTTCCCAGGGCGAGACGCAGACGCTCGAGTTCGAGGCGACGAGCGACATGGCGGTGTACTTCTGCGACCCCCACCGGCCGACGATGAACGGTGAGATATCGGTCAGCGGCGGTGGCGGTGGCGCCGCTCAGGAGGAGCAGCAAGATGGCCAACAGCAGGGGTTCTTCCAGGCCGGCACGGAGATCGGCGTGCAGATGATCGCCGAGGGGATGACCGCGCCGACGGACATGGCGGCCGCCGACGAGGAGCAGACCCGGTACTTCGTCGCCGACCAGACCGGCGAACTATGGGTCGTCACCGACGACGGACTGCAGGACGAGCCGTTCCTCGACGTGGGCGATCGGATGGTCGAACTCGGCACGTTCCAGGGCGAATACGCCGACCCGAACCAGGACTACGACGAACGGGGGCTGCTCGGCGTCGAACTCCACCCCGACTTCTCGGAGAACGGTCGCTTCTTCGTCCACTACAGCGCGCCGCCGAACGACGAGACGCCCGACGGCTGGAGTCACGTCGAAGTCGTTTCGGAGTTCCAGGCCAACGACGACATGAGCCAGGCCGACCCCGAGTCGGAGCAGGTCCTGATGGAGTTCCAGAAGCCTCAGTTCAACCACGACGCCGGCCCGATGGCGTTCGGACCCGACGGGTACCTGTACATCCCGATGGGCGACGGCGGCGGAGCGAACGACGACATGGAGGGTCACGTCGACGACTGGTACGACGGCAACGAGGGCGGAAACGGGCAGGACGTCAGCGAGAACCTGCTCGGCAGCGTGCTCCGCATCGACGTCGATAGCGAGGGCGACGACCGGCCGTACGGCATCCCGGACGACAACCCGCTGGTCGACTCCGACGATGCCCTCCCCGAATACTACGCGTGGGGCTTCCGGAACCCGTTCGGCATCTCGTTCGACAGCGACGATCGACTGTTCGTCTCCGACGCCGGCCAGGACCTCTTCGAGGAGGCGAACATCGTCGAAGCCGGCGGCAACTACGGCTGGAACGTCAAGGAAGGGACCCACTGCTTCAGCACGGAGAGCCCGGGCCAGCCGCCGGAGGACTGTCCGGACTCGGCCCCCGACGAATCGCCCTACGACGGACAGGAACTCCAGGACCCGATCGTCGAGTACCCCCACGTCTACGGGGACCAGGTGGTCGGCATCACGATCATCGGCGGCCACGTCTACGAGGCCGGCGACATCGGGGAATTAGACGGGAAGTACATCTTCGGCGACTGGACGTCGGATCCGGCGCGGGAGTCGCCAGCGGGGACACTCCTCGCGGCGTCGGAACCCGACGACGGCGCCGGTGATACGGGCGCCGAGGCCAACGAAACCGCGGCCAACGAAACGGGGAACGTCTCCGAGAACGCGACCGAAGACACCCAGGACGAGCCGATCGAAGGCGAGGACAACGAGAGCGACGGCAACGCTACTAACGAGACCGCAGGCGACGAGGCCATGGCCGACGCAGGTGCAGCGGGCCAGGACCAGGTCGTCCCGCGCGACGAACTCTGGGACATGGAGGAACTCCAAGTTGCGGGGACCGAGGACGGCTCGTTCCCCTACTTCGTTCGGCAGTTCGGACAGGACGGCGACGGGAACGTCTACGTGCTCGCGAATCAGGAGGGCGTCCCCGAAGGTGACACGGGCGCGGTCATGCAGATCGTCCCGCCGGACGAGGGCGACTCCCTGTCGGCCCCCGAGGGCGACGCCCCCGAGGGACAGGGAGGTGACGGAAACGAGACCGACGAGAACGCGACGGAAGACACGCAGGACGAGCCCATCGAGGGCGAGGGTAACGAGTCCGCGGGCAACGAGTCCGCAGGCGACGGGAACGCCACTGACGAGTAA
- a CDS encoding acyl-CoA mutase large subunit family protein, whose amino-acid sequence MFDPDELEEIRAGKEEWHEAEVEPVLERFGERKETFTTDTGGQAVDRLYTPADIDDLDYEADLGNPGEPPYTRGVYSTGYRGRLWTMRQYAGFSTPADTNERYHYLLDQGQTGLSMAFDLPTQMGYDSDADMAAGEVGKAGVAIDSLDDMETVFDGIPLDEVSTSMTINAPASVLLAMYIAVGDQQGVDREQLRGTIQNDLLKEYIARNTYIYPPEPSMRIITDIFEFCAAETPKFNTISISGYHIREAGSTAAQELAFTLGNGIEYVEAAIDAGLDVDEFAPQLSFFFNGHNNIFEEVAKFRAARRMWHDIMEERFDAENPKSKQLKFHTQTAGSMLTAQQIENNVVRVAYQALAAVLGGTQSLHTNGKDEALALPTEESVRTALRTQQILAHESGAADTIDPLAGSYYVESLTDDVEAEAYEILEEVDERGGMLEAVEQQWVQRQIQDTAFDRQKEIEEKERVIVGVNEFEVDEEPEMDVQEVTEEDERRQIDGLETVREERDDEAVDAALEALRDAARGDQNLMPSIIDAVKAYATVGEICDVMREEFGEYQPGGAV is encoded by the coding sequence ATGTTCGATCCCGACGAACTCGAGGAGATCCGTGCCGGCAAGGAGGAGTGGCACGAGGCGGAAGTCGAACCGGTCCTCGAGCGGTTCGGCGAGCGCAAGGAAACCTTCACGACGGACACGGGAGGCCAGGCGGTCGATCGGCTCTACACGCCGGCCGATATCGACGACCTCGACTACGAGGCGGATCTGGGGAACCCGGGCGAGCCGCCGTACACGCGTGGGGTGTACTCGACGGGGTATCGCGGGCGGCTGTGGACGATGCGCCAGTACGCCGGCTTTTCGACGCCGGCGGACACCAACGAGCGCTATCACTACCTCCTCGATCAGGGGCAGACGGGGCTGTCGATGGCCTTCGACCTGCCGACCCAGATGGGCTACGACTCCGACGCCGACATGGCCGCCGGCGAGGTCGGGAAGGCCGGCGTCGCGATCGACTCCCTGGACGACATGGAGACCGTTTTCGACGGCATTCCGCTCGACGAGGTCTCCACCTCGATGACGATCAACGCGCCGGCATCGGTGCTGTTGGCGATGTACATCGCCGTCGGCGACCAGCAGGGCGTCGACCGAGAGCAGCTGCGGGGAACGATCCAAAACGACCTCCTCAAGGAGTACATCGCGCGCAACACCTACATCTATCCGCCCGAACCGTCGATGCGGATCATCACGGACATCTTCGAGTTCTGCGCCGCGGAGACGCCGAAGTTCAACACCATCTCCATCTCGGGGTACCACATCCGCGAGGCGGGGTCGACGGCCGCCCAGGAGCTCGCGTTCACCCTCGGCAACGGGATCGAATACGTCGAGGCGGCGATCGACGCCGGTCTGGACGTCGACGAGTTCGCGCCCCAACTCTCCTTCTTCTTCAACGGCCACAACAACATCTTCGAGGAGGTCGCCAAGTTCCGCGCGGCCCGCCGGATGTGGCACGACATCATGGAAGAGCGCTTCGACGCCGAGAACCCGAAATCGAAGCAGCTCAAGTTCCACACCCAGACCGCCGGCTCGATGCTCACCGCCCAGCAGATCGAGAACAACGTCGTCCGCGTGGCCTACCAGGCGCTCGCGGCCGTCCTCGGTGGCACCCAGAGCCTCCACACCAACGGCAAGGACGAGGCGCTGGCCCTGCCGACCGAGGAGTCGGTCCGCACCGCCTTGCGGACCCAGCAGATCCTCGCCCACGAGTCCGGCGCGGCCGACACCATCGACCCGCTGGCCGGCAGCTACTACGTCGAGTCGCTGACCGACGACGTCGAGGCAGAGGCGTACGAAATCCTCGAGGAAGTCGACGAGCGCGGCGGAATGCTCGAGGCCGTCGAACAGCAGTGGGTCCAGCGCCAGATTCAGGACACCGCCTTCGACCGGCAGAAGGAGATCGAGGAGAAAGAGCGCGTCATCGTCGGCGTCAACGAGTTCGAGGTCGACGAGGAGCCCGAGATGGACGTCCAGGAGGTCACTGAGGAGGACGAGCGGCGCCAGATCGACGGTCTCGAGACCGTCCGCGAGGAGCGCGACGACGAGGCCGTCGACGCGGCCCTCGAAGCGCTACGCGACGCGGCGCGGGGCGACCAGAACCTGATGCCGTCCATCATCGACGCGGTCAAGGCCTACGCCACGGTCGGCGAGATCTGCGACGTCATGCGCGAGGAGTTCGGAGAGTACCAGCCAGGCGGCGCGGTTTGA
- a CDS encoding 2-oxoacid:acceptor oxidoreductase subunit alpha yields MAEDLNWAVGGEAGDGIDSTGKIFAQALSRAGRHVFTSKDFASRIRGGYTAYKIRTSVDRVQSVVDRLDILVALTQRTIDENLDELHEGSAIIYDGERSWEADIPDEMTAVDVPLKSLAEDAGGAIMRNIVALGAACEITGFDVEYLDEALEKRFGGKGSKIVENNKEAARLGQEYVQENYDLDHLGYNVETTDNDYVLLNGNEAIGMGALAAGCRFYAGYPITPATSIMEYLTGRIEDYGGHVVQAEDELSAINMALGAARGGARSMTATSGAGIDLMTETFGLVAQSETPLVIADVQRSGPSTGMPTKQEQGDLNMALYGGHGEVPRFVVAPTSITECFWKTVEAFNLAEKYQTPVFLVSDLAMSVTEQTFPPEAFDMDEVEIDRGKLVDEDEIDEWLDAQGRFRTHAVTDDGVSPRAVPGTTEGAHMSTGLEHDELGRRTEDEDERVQQVDKRNRKVETAKAEEEWDYREFGDEDADNLIISWGSNEGALVEALDYLEDEGIDVRVISVPYIFPRPDLSEEIEAADKTVVVECNATGQFADVIEHDVLTRVKRINKYTGVRFKADELADEINDKFTEEVPA; encoded by the coding sequence ATGGCTGAGGATCTCAACTGGGCGGTCGGAGGCGAGGCCGGTGACGGTATCGACTCTACCGGTAAAATCTTCGCTCAGGCACTGTCCCGGGCCGGACGGCACGTGTTCACGTCGAAGGACTTCGCGTCGCGGATCCGCGGCGGCTACACCGCCTACAAGATTCGGACGTCGGTCGACCGCGTCCAAAGCGTCGTCGACCGACTCGACATTCTCGTTGCGCTGACCCAGCGCACGATCGACGAGAACCTCGACGAGCTACACGAGGGGAGCGCCATCATCTACGACGGCGAGCGCTCCTGGGAGGCCGATATCCCCGACGAGATGACGGCAGTCGACGTCCCGCTGAAGTCGCTGGCCGAGGACGCCGGTGGCGCAATCATGCGCAACATCGTCGCGCTCGGTGCCGCGTGTGAGATCACCGGATTCGACGTCGAGTACCTCGACGAAGCCCTCGAGAAGCGCTTCGGCGGCAAGGGCTCGAAGATCGTCGAGAACAACAAGGAGGCCGCGCGCCTCGGACAGGAGTACGTTCAGGAGAACTACGACCTCGACCACCTCGGCTACAACGTCGAGACGACCGACAACGATTACGTCCTGCTCAACGGCAACGAGGCGATCGGTATGGGCGCGCTCGCTGCCGGTTGCCGGTTCTACGCCGGCTATCCGATCACGCCCGCGACGTCGATCATGGAGTATCTGACCGGGCGCATCGAGGACTACGGCGGCCACGTCGTTCAGGCCGAGGACGAGCTGTCGGCGATTAACATGGCGCTGGGTGCCGCCCGCGGGGGCGCCCGCTCGATGACCGCCACCTCCGGTGCCGGGATCGACCTGATGACCGAAACGTTCGGCCTGGTCGCCCAGAGCGAGACCCCGCTGGTCATCGCCGACGTTCAGCGCTCCGGTCCGTCGACCGGGATGCCGACGAAGCAGGAACAGGGCGACCTCAACATGGCGCTGTACGGCGGCCACGGCGAAGTACCGCGGTTCGTCGTCGCCCCCACGTCGATCACCGAGTGTTTCTGGAAGACCGTCGAGGCGTTCAACCTCGCCGAGAAGTACCAGACGCCGGTCTTCCTGGTCTCTGACCTGGCGATGTCGGTCACCGAACAGACGTTCCCGCCGGAGGCCTTCGACATGGACGAGGTCGAGATCGATCGCGGCAAACTCGTCGACGAGGACGAAATCGACGAGTGGCTCGACGCCCAGGGTCGGTTCCGCACCCACGCCGTCACCGATGACGGCGTCAGTCCGCGTGCGGTCCCCGGTACGACCGAGGGCGCCCACATGTCCACCGGCCTCGAGCACGACGAACTCGGTCGCCGGACGGAGGACGAAGACGAACGCGTCCAGCAGGTCGACAAACGCAATCGCAAGGTCGAGACCGCGAAAGCCGAAGAGGAGTGGGACTACCGGGAGTTCGGCGACGAAGACGCCGACAACCTCATCATCTCGTGGGGGTCGAACGAGGGCGCGCTCGTCGAGGCGCTCGACTACCTCGAGGACGAGGGGATCGACGTCCGCGTCATCTCGGTGCCCTACATCTTCCCGCGGCCGGATCTGTCCGAGGAGATCGAAGCCGCCGACAAGACGGTCGTCGTCGAGTGTAACGCGACCGGCCAGTTTGCCGACGTGATCGAACACGACGTACTCACCCGCGTCAAGCGCATCAACAAGTACACCGGCGTGCGATTCAAGGCCGACGAACTCGCAGACGAGATTAACGACAAATTCACCGAAGAGGTGCCAGCATAA
- a CDS encoding aldo/keto reductase: MSTDSTTGTVVAQGADVPALGLGTARMTGEDCRRAVETALALGYRHVDTARLYDNEEAVGRALTESEIDREDVFVVTKVHPDDAAPDDVRASAQGSLDRLALQTVDLFLLHGPSDDVPLADTIGAMNALQRDGLVDHIGISNFGVEGLDAAREYSETPIVTNQVKYHPYHRPDDLLAYCIDHEILLTAYSPLAEGAVAGDERLAAIGEPHGKSATQVALRWLLQQPSVAAIPKAASRAHIEANADVFDFELSPDEMRAVFEVGGELSERLAAQLELDR, encoded by the coding sequence ATGAGCACCGACTCGACGACCGGAACGGTCGTCGCGCAGGGGGCCGACGTGCCGGCACTCGGCCTCGGCACCGCGCGCATGACGGGTGAGGACTGCCGGCGGGCCGTCGAAACCGCCCTGGCCCTCGGCTACCGCCACGTCGACACCGCCCGGCTGTACGACAACGAAGAGGCGGTCGGACGAGCGCTGACCGAGAGCGAGATCGACCGCGAGGACGTCTTCGTCGTGACGAAGGTCCATCCCGACGACGCCGCCCCGGACGACGTCCGCGCGTCCGCGCAAGGGAGTCTCGACCGGCTCGCGCTCCAGACAGTCGATCTCTTCCTGTTGCACGGGCCGAGCGACGACGTCCCGCTCGCGGACACCATCGGCGCGATGAACGCCCTCCAGCGCGACGGCCTGGTCGATCACATCGGCATCAGCAATTTCGGGGTCGAGGGGCTCGACGCCGCGCGGGAGTACTCCGAGACGCCGATCGTCACGAACCAAGTGAAGTACCACCCCTACCACCGCCCCGACGACCTGCTCGCGTACTGCATCGACCACGAGATCCTGCTGACGGCGTACAGCCCGCTCGCGGAGGGCGCCGTCGCCGGCGACGAGCGCCTGGCGGCGATCGGCGAGCCCCACGGGAAGTCGGCGACCCAGGTGGCGCTGCGGTGGCTCCTCCAGCAGCCCTCCGTCGCGGCCATTCCGAAGGCGGCGAGCCGTGCACATATCGAGGCGAACGCGGACGTCTTCGACTTCGAACTCTCGCCCGACGAGATGCGCGCGGTGTTCGAGGTCGGCGGCGAGTTATCGGAGCGCCTGGCCGCCCAATTGGAGTTGGACCGATGA
- a CDS encoding alpha/beta fold hydrolase, with product MLPHEFARQAADRAARTPMKLGQAPAQLARLATAEPDETPYEVVYEESPVRLRRYEPRGGSVRDAPVVIAYAFINDPSILDFAPDRSVIRGFCERGFPVYVVDWGDASPIDRSLGLGDYVVRYLRNCVDVAREETGAEAVHLLGYSTGAPLSAGYAGVFPETVRTLLLQGPPLAFGDGDTDGEPDTERSVDEVDGMDLFRTLAAEHDPGLVAETFDTVPTPLLELVLALRKPVEYAVTNPLRLWDRLDDDATVEEYGRKLDWVRGGPALPATAYREFVEDLLLENRLLEGEWELLGHAVDLDRIEMPVALVIGRDDAFVPRSASVPFLDAIPSAETRIFESPVGHVGLSVSREAHADAWPRVHEWVAARERAGFELTE from the coding sequence ATGCTACCCCACGAGTTCGCTCGCCAGGCCGCCGACCGCGCGGCGCGGACGCCGATGAAGCTCGGCCAGGCGCCCGCGCAGCTGGCTCGCCTGGCGACCGCCGAGCCGGACGAGACGCCGTACGAGGTCGTTTACGAAGAATCGCCGGTTCGGCTCCGGCGGTACGAGCCGCGCGGCGGGTCCGTCCGCGACGCGCCGGTCGTGATCGCTTACGCCTTCATCAACGATCCCTCGATCTTGGACTTCGCGCCGGATCGGAGCGTGATCCGCGGGTTCTGCGAGCGCGGCTTCCCCGTCTACGTCGTCGACTGGGGCGACGCGTCGCCGATCGACCGCTCGCTCGGCCTCGGGGATTACGTCGTCCGGTACCTCCGCAACTGCGTCGACGTCGCGCGCGAGGAGACCGGCGCCGAGGCGGTCCACCTGTTGGGGTACTCGACGGGTGCACCGCTGTCGGCCGGGTACGCAGGCGTCTTTCCCGAGACCGTGCGGACGCTCCTGCTTCAGGGGCCGCCGCTGGCGTTCGGCGACGGCGACACCGACGGCGAGCCTGACACCGAACGTAGCGTGGACGAGGTGGACGGAATGGACCTGTTCCGCACCCTGGCCGCCGAGCACGACCCAGGCCTGGTCGCGGAGACGTTCGATACGGTCCCCACGCCGCTGCTCGAACTCGTCTTGGCGCTGCGGAAACCCGTTGAATACGCCGTCACGAACCCGCTGCGGCTCTGGGACCGGCTCGACGACGACGCGACCGTCGAGGAGTACGGCCGGAAACTCGACTGGGTGCGGGGCGGCCCCGCGCTCCCGGCCACCGCCTATCGGGAGTTCGTCGAGGACCTTCTGCTCGAGAACCGGCTGCTCGAAGGTGAATGGGAACTGCTCGGACACGCGGTCGACCTCGACCGAATCGAGATGCCGGTCGCGCTCGTGATCGGCCGCGACGACGCGTTCGTGCCGCGGTCGGCGAGCGTTCCCTTCCTCGATGCGATTCCCAGCGCGGAGACGCGGATCTTCGAATCGCCGGTCGGTCACGTCGGCCTCTCGGTCTCGCGCGAAGCACACGCGGACGCCTGGCCGCGAGTCCACGAGTGGGTCGCGGCACGAGAGCGAGCGGGATTCGAGCTGACCGAGTAG